The following are encoded together in the Panicum virgatum strain AP13 chromosome 6K, P.virgatum_v5, whole genome shotgun sequence genome:
- the LOC120713067 gene encoding disease resistance protein RPV1-like: MKDPRIFLRLRKLEISHCPRCVDLPMVWSLPCLEDLSLSNMDSLTTLCRKIDVEAAGHNTPPQLFPVLKRMWLIHLPKLERWAENSAGEINSSMTFPRLESLYIINCDKLASFPNAPVLKYLYLSNGKEKNSATGALVPMPIPLDCLSSLIRLNISFLPVDVVMPRDGQQSQSQRPLDTLRYLQLKGDDGFVSVFNKSKLQLGLRDCWVFVEELEISSCSNIVRWSVEELRCLPRLRRLHIWSCSKLEGKGSSSEEEEILPLPQLDFLRIYSCDSLLRIPKLPASLEKIDISFSRSLLALPSNLGDLAKLRNLRVLSCGALKELPDGMDGLTSLERLEIGDCPGIERFPQGLLQRLPALEFLWIWDCPDLQRRCREGGEYFHLVASIPYKLIPAPAPEPAPGRKKPVKWFLPSCGGGSQSQLSRQLSSLG; the protein is encoded by the exons ATGAAAGACCCTCGGATATTCCTGCGCTTGAGAAAGCTTGAAATTTCTCACTGCCCAAGATGTGTTGATCTCCCAATGGTGTGGTCGTTGCCCTGTCTCGAGGATTTGTCTTTATCCAACATGGATAGCCTGACCACACTATGTAGGAAGATTGACGTGGAAGCTGCAGGACACAATACCCCTCCGCAACTATTCCCAGTGCTAAAGAGGATGTGGTTAATACATTTGCCAAAGTTGGAGAGATGGGCAGAAAACAGCGCAGGAGAGATTAATAGCTCGATGACATTTCCCCGGCTTGAAAGTCTATATATTATTAACTGTGATAAGCTTGCAAGTTTTCCAAACGCACCAGTTCTGAAATATCTCTACCTATCTAATGGCAAAGAGAAAAACTCTGCTACAGGTGCTCTCGTTCCGATGCCCATACCTTTGGACTGTTTGTCGTCTCTTATCCGCTTAAACATATCATTTTTGCCGGTAGACGTGGTGATGCCTCGAGACGGACAGCAAAGTCAGAGTCAAAGACCTCTGGACACCCTGCGATATTTGCAGCTTAAGGGTGACGACGGCTTCGTATCAGTATTTAACAAATCCAAATTGCAACTTGGACTTCGGGACTGCTGGGTCTTCGTGGAAGAATTGGAAATCAGTTCATGCTCCAATATTGTCCGCTGGTCAGTGGAGGAGCTCCGATGTTTGCCTCGTCTTCGACGTCTGCATATTTGGAGTTGCTCCAAACTGGAGGGGAAGGGCTCATCATCTGAGGAAGAGGAAATCCTTCCGCTGCCCCAGCTGGATTTTTTACGTATATACTCTTGTGACAGCTTGCTCCGGATCCCCAAGTTGCCTGCATCCCTCGAGAAAATTGACATTTCCTTCAGCAGAAGTTTGTTGGCGCTGCCTTCAAACCTCGGAGATCTAGCTAAGCTGAGGAACCTCCGTGTGTTGAGTTGCGGTGCGCTGAAAGAGCTGCCTGATGGGATGGATGGCCTCACTTCCCTTGAGCGGTTGGAGATTGGTGATTGTCCAGGGATCGAGAGATTTCCGCAGGGTCTCCTCCAGCGGCTCCCAGCCCTCGAATTCCTATGGATATGGGACTGCCCTGACCTGCAGAGGCGTTGCAGAGAAGGTGGGGAGTACTTTCACTTGGTCGCTTCTATTCCGTATAAACTCattccagcaccagcaccagaaCCCGCACCTGGAAGAAAGAAGCCAGTGAAGTGGTTCCTTCCCTCGTGCGGTGGTGGTTCTCAATCTCAACTCTCAAGGCAACTGAG CAGTTTGGGATGA
- the LOC120713582 gene encoding putative disease resistance protein RGA3 — protein sequence MSLRASGDCAVEELEEPEARAEVELTSMAAEGGEEGEEKGSRIQKKDQKVVQVLPIIGMGGLGKTTLAKMVYNDHRVQNHFELKMWHCVSKNFEATTIVRSVIELATKGTCDLPDNMELLQGKLQEVIGRKRFLLVLDDVWNEEQRLWEDDLKPLLCSSKGGSRSMILVTSCIQQVASIMGTLPHLELACLSEDDSCTLFTKKAFNSKGAQEQTDELVILGKHIVNRCKGLPLALKTMGGLMSTMHQVQEWETIAESNIGDTNNGVLSILKLSYRYLSSEMKQCFAFCAVFPKDYGWRRIS from the exons ATGTCGCTCAGGGCATCAGGGGATTGCGCAGTGGAGGAGCTAGAGGAACCGGAGGCAAGGGCAGAGGTGGAGCTGACGTCCATGGCAGCGGAAGGAGGCGAGGAAGGCGAGGAGAAGGG CAGCAGAATCCAAAAGAAAGATCAGAAGGTTGTCCAGGTGCTGCCTATCATTGGAATGGGAGGTTTGGGCAAGACCACACTAGCCAAGATGGTGTACAACGACCATAGAGTCCAAAATCACTTTGAATTGAAGATGTGGCACTgtgtgtctaaaaattttgaagcCACAACTATTGTCAGATCTGTCATCGAGTTAGCTACAAAAGGAACATGTGACCTGCCTGACAACATGGAGCTGTTGCAAGGCAAACTGCAGGAAGTGATTGGTAGGAAAAGGTTCTTACTGGTTCTTGACGATGTGTGGAATGAAGAGCAGCGCCTGTGGGAGGATGACCTGAAGCCTCTATTGTGTTCTTCTAAAGGTGGATCTCGAAGCATGATACTTGTCACTAGTTGCATCCAGCAAGTGGCCTCCATAATGGGCACCCTTCCACACCTTGAGCTAGCATGCCTTAGTGAAGATGATTCATGTACATTGTTCACAAAGAAAGCATTTAATAGTAAAGGGGCACAAGAGCAGACAGATGAGTTGGTCATTTTGGGAAAACACATCGTTAATAGGTGCAAAGGACTACCTCTTGCTCTGAAGACAATGGGTGGGTTGATGAGTACGATGCATCAAGTTCAGGAATGGGAGACCATTGCAGAAAGCAATATAGGTGATACAAACAATGGAGTATTGTCCATACTAAAATTGAGCTACAGATACTTGTCATCTGAAATGAAGCAATGCTTTGCATTCTGTGCTGTTTTCCCTAAGGACTATGGATGGAGAAGGATAAGTTGA
- the LOC120713068 gene encoding putative disease resistance protein RGA3, producing MGGVGNTTLAKMVYNNHIIQKHFELKMWHCVSENFEAIPLVRSIIELATNSRCDLPDTIELLQRRLQEAIGRKRFLLILDDVWNEDQHKWEDDLKPLLCSSIGGSGSMIVVTSRSRQVASIMGTFPPHELVCLSEDDSWELFSKKAFSNGVQEQAELAMIGRRIVNKCKGLPLALKTMGGLMSSKKQVQEWEAIADSNFSDTTQGKDEVLPMLKLSYKQLSSEMKQCFAFCAVFPKDYEMEKDMLIQLWMANGYIHEEGKYGFGRER from the coding sequence ATGGGGGGTGTGGGCAACACCACGCTAGCCAAGATGGTGTACAACAACCACATAATTCAGAAGCATTTCGAGTTGAAGATGTGGCACTGTGTATCGGAAAATTTTGAAGCTATTCCTCTTGTGAGATCTATAATTGAGTTAGCTACAAATAGCAGATGTGATCTGCCTGACACCATTGAGCTGCTGCAACGGCGACTGCAGGAAGCTATTGGCCGTAAAAGGTTCCTACTCATTCTTGATGATGTATGGAATGAAGACCAACACAAGTGGGAGGATGACCTGAAGCCACTACTCTGCTCTTCCATTGGTGGATCAGGAAGCATGATAGTTGTCACAAGTCGAAGTAGACAAGTGGCATCGATAATGGGCACCTTTCCACCCCATGAGTTAGTGTGCCTGAGTGAAGATGATTCATGGGAACTATTCTCGAAAAAAGCATTTAGTAATGGAGTACAAGAGCAAGCAGAGTTAGCAATGATTGGCAGACGAATCGTTAACAAGTGCAAGGGACTGCCTCTTGCACTGAAGACAATGGGTGGCTTGATGAGTTCGAAGAAACAAGTCCAGGAATGGGAGGCCATTGCAGATAGCAATTTTAGTGATACCACTCAAGGCAAAGATGAAGTATTGCCCATGCTCAAACTGAGCTACAAACAATTATCATCTGAAATGAAGCAATGCTTTGCCTTCTGCGCAGTTTTCCCCAAGGACTATGAGATGGAGAAGGACATGTTGATCCAACTGTGGATGGCAAACGGCTATATTCATGAAGAGGGAAAATATGGATTTGGCAGAGAAAGGTGA
- the LOC120713069 gene encoding putative disease resistance protein RGA4, with protein sequence MAESLLLPVVHGVVSKAADALVQSVTRMWGVDKERRRLERHLVLVYVQSLLADAEAKSETNHAVRTWMKELKAAAYQADDVLDDFQYEALRREAESGRSTARKVPSNFTSKNRLVFRYKASRDLKKVLDKINKLMAEMNTFGLVALKEVPNCQRKLFIGRHTQCCTNPWRYLAEIARG encoded by the coding sequence ATGGCTGAATCGCTGCTTCTCCCCGTGGTGCATGGCGTGGTCAGCAAGGCGGCTGACGCGCTTGTGCAGAGCGTCACCCGCATGTGGGGCGTTGACAAGGAACGCCGCCGGCTCGAGCGCCACCTGGTCCTGGTGTACGTGCAGTCCTTGCTGGCTGACGCTGAGGCGAAGAGCGAGACCAACCACGCCGTCCGGACGTGGATGAAGGAGCTCAAGGCTGCCGCCTACCAGGCCGACGATGTCCTCGATGACTTCCAGTACGAGGCATTACGTCGTGAGGCCGAGAGCGGCCGGTCCACGGCAAGAAAGGTACCGAGCAACTTCACCTCAAAGAATCGGCTTGTGTTCCGTTATAAGGCGAGCAGGGACCTCAAAAAGGTGcttgacaagatcaacaagctGATGGCAGAGATGAACACGTTTGGGCTGGTGGCGCTCAAGGAGGTGCCAAACTGCCAACGCAAGCTCTTTATCGGCAGACACACTCAGTGCTGCACGAATCCATGGAGATATTTGGCAGAGATTGCTAGAGGATAA
- the LOC120713071 gene encoding uncharacterized protein LOC120713071 encodes METAAARKEWRAVPDAPLRSNGAEDAADHGKLGQSEDRAIYEEGAGGLDDFCAITIDGSGGLSEDILQQRLQSVVRQREELQQVEIELRAQAIAHPQIIEAQQSFQASAKEHAAAAAKLKDQLHEREQYILELEMKLNDKDRELNALKIDHQAVWANQDLLREQTKELATFRRERDNSEAERAQHLKQIHDLQEHLREKESQFIALEEQHRVAQENILYKDEQLREAHAWVAQVRDMDVLQSQSLQVELRERMEQFNQYWISSQQQYAEMQQGYLHTIQQLQLELTEARERSGAQKDGLQVSREGSAESSFVQSIANSVASNGSATADGNQQLKNNGSADVSVKGNNASAVPIPSSLLGIGGYAPPVHITGLQSFMIHQGIPQPLASPNSGVPQFGSFQSQSTIQPNLHWANQQEVQIVSQPQDETNYQPSQSDQTSLQPGANNTDELSSKPSKTSHPDHLNAHGKQQQSPANVPAESTHELMKTSQVVETNVAEHVVHDEQQKAFKEQDSPSNVNIRTGMVEHQEKMTESKDERVATDKQPEPVPRKQHKHSNFSASATQIHFKNNAAEFNPNVVNQVDTVKSAAGGFGSQLPHISKEPALLDERSLLACIVRAVPAGPEGGIRISTTLPNRLGKMLAPLHWHDYKKQYGKLDDFVASHPELFVIEGDFIHLREGAQQIISATTAAAKFAAATASSAPYSSLLPSVAVTPVAQSTRQKRGPAVDSRSSAIPSGNGFTDQFNIIQGVSDVTISGKVRNTQDNGFLDEVQTGQPSMHTAAVNGVRHDKGASNIRHGYGGKQQGRSTGAAYISRR; translated from the exons atggagaccgcggcggcgcgcaaggAGTGGCGCGCCGTCCCCGACGCCCCGCTCCGCTCCAATGGCGCCGAG GACGCCGCAGACCACGGGAAGCTTGGCCAGTCGGAGGACCGAGCCATCTACGAG GAAGGAGCGGGGGGACTGGACGACTTCTGCGCCATCACCATCGACGGGAGCGGGGGCCTCAGCGAGGACATCCTGCAGCAGCGCCTGCAGAGCGTCGTGCGCCAGCGGGAGGAGCTGCAGCAGGTTGAGATCGAGCTGCGAGCGCAGGCCATCGCGCACCCGCAGATCATCGAGGCACAGCAGAGCTTCCAGGCGTCCGCCAAGGAGCACGCTGCGGCCGCGGCGAAGCTCAAG GATCAACTGCATGAGCGGGAGCAGTACATTCTAGAGCTAGAAATGAAACTCAATGACAAGGATAGAGAATTGAATGCTTTGAAGATTGATCATCAAGCA GTGTGGGCAAATCAAGATCTTCTTAGAGAACAGACCAAAGAATTGGCAACTTTCAG AAGGGAACGTGACAATTCTGAAGCTGAAAGAGCACAACATCTGAAACAAATTCATGATCTCCAAGAACATCTGCGAGAAAAAGAAAGCCAGTTCATTGCATTAGAGGAACAG caTAGGGTTGCCCAAGAGAACATTCTTTACAAAGACGAGCAGTTGAGAGAAGCCCATGCTTGGGTTGCCCAAGTTCGAGATATGGATGTTTTGCAGTCTCAATCCCTACAAGTTGAGTTACGTGAGCGCATGGAGCAGTTTAATCAATATTGGATTAGTTCCCAGCAGCAG TATGCTGAAATGCAGCAGGGATATTTGCATACGATACAACAACTTCAACTAGAATTAACTGAGGCAAGGGAACGGTCTGGTGCACAAAAAGATGGTCTGCAAGTTTCTCGGGAGGGGTCAGCTGAATCATCATTTGTTCAAAGCATAGCGAATAGCGTGGCTTCAAATGGTAGTGCTACAGCAGACGGCAACCAGCAACTGAAAAATAATGGAAGTGCGGATGTCTCTGTAAAG GGCAATAATGCTTCTGCTGTACCCATTCCGTCTTCTCTATTGGGCATAGGTGGTTATGCTCCGCCTGTGCATATTACTGGGTTGCAATCTTTTATGATTCATCAAGGTATTCCTCAACCTTTAGCTTCACCCAACTCTGGTGTTCCTCAATTTGGCAGTTTTCAGTCACAATCTACAATTCAACCAAACCTACATTGGGCAAATCAGCAG GAAGTACAAATTGTCTCACAGCCACAAGATGAAACAAACTATCAACCATCCCAATCAGACCAGACTTCATTACAGCCAGGTGCTAATAATACTGATGAGCTGTCCTCTAAGCCAAGTAAGACTAGCCATCCAGATCATCTTAATGCCCATGGGAAACAACAACAGAGTCCTGCTAATGTGCCTGCAGAATCAACTCATGAACTTATG AAAACATCACAGGTTGTGGAAACGAATGTAGCTGAACATGTAGTCCATGATGAGCAGCAAAAGGCCTTCAAAGAACAGGATTCACCATCAAATGTGAACATCCGCACTGGGATGGTTGAACATCAAGAGAAAATGACTGAATCAAAG GATGAAAGAGTTGCAACTGACAAGCAACCTGAGCCTGTACCTAGGAAGCAGCATAAACATTCAAATTTTTCTGCGTCAGCTACCCAGATTCACTTCAAAAATAATGCAGCAGAATTCAATCCTAATGTTGTAAATCAGGTTGACACAGTGAAATCAGCTGCGGGTGGTTTTGGTTCACAATTACCTCATATATCAAAGGAGCCTGCTCTCCTAGATGAGAGATCTTTATTGGCTTGCATCGTACGGGCAGTTCCTGCAGGTCCTGAGGGTGGAATCAGAATAAGTACAACT CTGCCAAATAGGCTTGGAAAAATGTTGGCTCCTCTTCACTGGCATGACTATAAGAAGCAATACGGGAAGCTGGACGATTTTGTGGCTAGTCATCCAGAG CTCTTTGTGATTGAGGGAGACTTCATTCACCTTCGTGAAGGAGCACAACAGATCATCTCTGCTACTACTGCTGCTGCAAAATTTGCTGCCGCTACAGCATCTTCTGCCCCGTACTCATCGTTGTTACCTTCTGTTGCTGTTACTCCTGTGGCacaaagcactcggcaaaagagAGGGCCTGCAGTTGATTCCAGATCAAGTGCAATTCCATCTGGAAATGGATTCACAGATCAATTTAACATCATTCAGGGGGTCAGCGATGTAACAATATCAGGCAAAGTAAGAAACACCCAAGACAATGGGTTCTTAGATGAAGTTCAAACTGGGCAGCCATCCATGCACACAGCTGCTGTCAATGGAGTAAGACATGACAAAGGTGCAAGTAATATTAGACATGGTTATGGCGGAAAGCAACAGGGGAG GTCGACTGGTGCTGCATACATTTCCAGAAGATGA
- the LOC120713072 gene encoding uncharacterized protein LOC120713072 isoform X2 yields the protein MSRWMGALSTRASGTQQEGHSRLRPLCYRGVDVFILSSLVSRKSCENVLKKAQHFHLQYTMYCFSLQILACRVCHHEHSKQVELDEPYK from the exons ATGTCTCGGTGGATGGGAGCACTGTCAACTCGGGCCTCTGGGACACAGCAG GAGGGTCACAGCAGATTGAGGCCTCTTTGCTACAGGGGTGTGGATGTGTTCATCCTCTCCTCTCTGGTCAGCAGGAAAAGCTGTGAGAATGTCTTGAAGAAG GCACAACATTTCCATCTGCAGTACACCATGTATTGTTTCTCGCTGCAGATACTTGCCTGCAGGGTGTGCCATCATGAG cACAGCAAGCAGGTTGAGTTAGATGAACCATACAAATGA
- the LOC120713072 gene encoding uncharacterized protein LOC120713072 isoform X1, which produces MINISQVDNAPSMKGVWFSMCFCRITSPLSLVPMSRWMGALSTRASGTQQEGHSRLRPLCYRGVDVFILSSLVSRKSCENVLKKAQHFHLQYTMYCFSLQILACRVCHHEHSKQVELDEPYK; this is translated from the exons ATGATCAACATTTCCCAAGTTGACAATGCTCCCTCGATGAAGGGCGTGTGGTTTTCTATGTGCTTTTGCAGGATTACATCCCCACTGTCTTTAGTGCCAATGTCTCGGTGGATGGGAGCACTGTCAACTCGGGCCTCTGGGACACAGCAG GAGGGTCACAGCAGATTGAGGCCTCTTTGCTACAGGGGTGTGGATGTGTTCATCCTCTCCTCTCTGGTCAGCAGGAAAAGCTGTGAGAATGTCTTGAAGAAG GCACAACATTTCCATCTGCAGTACACCATGTATTGTTTCTCGCTGCAGATACTTGCCTGCAGGGTGTGCCATCATGAG cACAGCAAGCAGGTTGAGTTAGATGAACCATACAAATGA